A stretch of the Sulfurimonas sp. HSL3-1 genome encodes the following:
- a CDS encoding ferritin-like domain-containing protein, translating into MQFHTTLQSIIMTAEPAAKLAAFRTFYAAYQAGETVFEAAFTPVLFDEPSFASVCEIVLPQDVPRRKSPVTAEGQILLLHAITHIEYSAIDLALDHAYRFTGMPKAFYDDWLEVADDECRHFEMLHTLLEALGSRYGDLPVHAGLFEAGQKTLTLLERMAVVPRYFEANGLDATPQILERLLPIKNDPMIGRIVDALQVILEEEVDHVRKGDRWFDYACEAAGAEKSVYFDIVEQCCPGSYPRQKYLNVDARRAAGFSCSELNRMSTEKVC; encoded by the coding sequence ATGCAATTTCACACGACCCTTCAATCGATCATCATGACCGCGGAGCCGGCGGCAAAACTGGCGGCGTTCCGTACCTTCTATGCCGCGTACCAGGCGGGGGAAACCGTTTTCGAAGCGGCATTCACTCCGGTGCTGTTCGACGAACCCTCTTTCGCTTCCGTTTGCGAGATCGTCCTGCCGCAGGACGTCCCCCGGCGCAAAAGCCCCGTCACCGCGGAAGGGCAGATCCTGCTGCTGCACGCCATCACCCATATCGAGTACAGTGCGATCGACCTGGCCCTGGACCACGCCTATCGTTTCACGGGAATGCCAAAAGCGTTCTACGACGACTGGCTCGAGGTCGCCGACGACGAGTGCCGCCACTTCGAGATGCTGCATACTCTGCTCGAAGCGCTCGGCAGCCGTTACGGCGATCTTCCGGTGCACGCGGGGCTCTTCGAGGCTGGGCAGAAAACACTAACCCTGCTCGAACGGATGGCGGTGGTGCCGCGCTATTTCGAGGCGAACGGTCTGGATGCAACGCCGCAGATCCTGGAGAGACTGCTGCCGATCAAAAACGACCCCATGATCGGCCGGATCGTCGATGCACTGCAGGTGATTTTGGAAGAGGAGGTGGACCATGTCCGCAAGGGGGACCGCTGGTTCGATTACGCCTGCGAAGCGGCGGGGGCGGAGAAGTCGGTCTATTTCGACATCGTCGAACAGTGCTGCCCGGGCAGCTATCCCCGGCAGAAGTATCTCAACGTCGATGCCCGCAGAGCGGCGGGGTTCAGCTGCAGCGAACTCAACCGCATGAGCACGGAAAAGGTCTGTTGA
- a CDS encoding MBL fold metallo-hydrolase, translating into MQIKKQPMGPYQTNCYIVTENGKDIIIDPGVGAVEWVKANVTNPVAILNTHGHFDHVWSNQELKEQFDIPLYTPKGDVMLLQKSGWMPDLPPSYPDVEVEGDQTYDIDGIEVTFRHFPGHCPGCSMIEIGDAVFSGDFIFQNSIGRVDFPYSSPADMKKSLQKFLQIDYDKKVYPGHGAPTTIKAEQRNVPYWLKAI; encoded by the coding sequence ATGCAGATAAAAAAGCAGCCCATGGGGCCCTACCAGACCAACTGTTACATTGTCACGGAGAACGGGAAAGACATCATCATTGATCCCGGCGTCGGTGCGGTTGAATGGGTCAAGGCCAACGTGACGAATCCCGTGGCCATCCTCAACACCCACGGCCATTTCGACCATGTCTGGAGCAACCAGGAGCTTAAAGAGCAGTTCGACATCCCCCTTTACACTCCCAAAGGCGACGTCATGCTACTGCAGAAAAGCGGCTGGATGCCGGACCTCCCGCCCTCCTACCCAGACGTCGAGGTCGAGGGGGACCAGACCTATGATATCGACGGCATCGAAGTGACCTTCCGCCACTTCCCCGGCCACTGCCCCGGCTGTTCCATGATCGAGATCGGCGACGCCGTCTTCAGCGGGGATTTCATCTTCCAAAACTCCATCGGCCGCGTCGACTTCCCCTACTCTTCGCCCGCAGACATGAAAAAGAGCCTCCAGAAGTTCCTGCAGATCGACTACGACAAGAAAGTCTACCCCGGCCACGGCGCGCCGACGACGATCAAGGCCGAGCAGCGCAACGTCCCCTACTGGCTTAAAGCGATCTAA